The Trypanosoma brucei gambiense DAL972 chromosome 10, complete sequence genome has a segment encoding these proteins:
- a CDS encoding chaperone protein DNAj, putative has translation MVSKKSLYDVLGLSRDATAADITRVYRRLALQYHPDRNPEGAAKFKEISNAYSVLSDEKDRRTYDATGIVPGAASGRGDEMSESQRSAEMQQRVHQFYATYAGSHEEEEDVIERFKKCKGNFGRMIREELLFDNGKVEEVKRLQDLVRSLVKRGRLESTEAWEITSTEAARKRIERAMAKERKRAVETLDAMGLSTKKSGAGSMQELQAIISRNQEKQWADMLGNLEEKYVKRKNVAEEHAGKKKKREQQESASAPRKKTKK, from the coding sequence ATGGTCTCCAAGAAATCACTGTATGATGTACTCGGCCTGTCACGAGATGCTACGGCTGCTGACATCACGCGTGTCTACAGACGTTTAGCGCTGCAGTATCATCCCGACCGCAACCCCGAGGGCGCAGCAAAGTTTAAAGAAATTTCCAACGCATACAGTGTGCTCTCTGACGAAAAGGACCGTCGTACTTACGATGCGACTGGAATAGTGCCGGGCGCAGCGAGTGGGAGAGGCGATGAAATGTCGGAATCACAGCGATCTGCTGAAATGCAACAACGTGTACATCAATTTTACGCCACATACGCGGGATCacatgaggaggaggaagatgtTATTGAACGATTCAAAAAGTGTAAGGGTAACTTTGGTCGAATGATACGAGAGGAGTTATTGTTTGACAACGGTAAAGTCGAGGAGGTTAAGCGACTACAAGACCTTGTGCGCTCCCttgtgaaaagggggaggttGGAATCTACGGAGGCGTGGGAGATTACATCCACAGAAGCGGCACGAAAGCGCATTGAGCGGGCCATGGCGAAAGAACGGAAAAGGGCTGTTGAAACACTCGACGCAATGGGGTTGAGCACCAAGAAGAGTGGAGCAGGGAGCATGCAAGAGCTTCAGGCCATTATCTCACGTAACCAAGAGAAGCAGTGGGCTGATATGCTTGGTAATCTGGAGGAAAAGTACGTTAAGCGAAAGAATGTAGCTGAGGAACACGccgggaagaaaaagaagcgggAACAGCAGGAAAGTGCATCGGCACCtcgaaaaaagacaaagaaatAA
- a CDS encoding metallo-peptidase, Clan MA(E) Family M3, translating into MLRRVTPFTLCASGFTACRWAGRVRHGATICSAVSDATAGKQKSACVTDVEEIPTLSFLSSKSILSETVDRTIEVCDALLNEIPKAKSIKEKHDLIDSTSNVLCLLLDPCEFVRQVHPDAEYKQHASFAFQKGYEYMSKVNSRRDLYDVVLQLDSTEGHKELSSEEIKNVAQLRRDMESNGIHLPDKLREKVTEMNIEKEELAMRFLTEQGSKNPFATLRYLLQCRYELSQLLGFESFAEQQLRGTMLENQQRVWHFLCGIAHKYRREAEKEMDIIRSNVGEVRNRQNITDDVRARVAHSLRRDAEPETAAEYFSVANCIRGIQCLCLEVFGVRLEEVQFDKDEIFNNDAKKYHVYDENKAFLGVIVLDLYASEMKYCQAGHLTLQLGCIPHQEALAKVGLKLPKRQYPVVVLTCNVGACSPVQRLPNGRFDDESTLMHPNEVTTVFHEFGHAMHTIFGQTKVQNLAGTRASIDFVETFSQLFEQFLTSHEFLQLWAHRISTREPISFDMVMKRNAAADMFKHLDMMDQVVLSAVDQTLHGPQPYTVYFPRGDQGNLGKRTLGDIGDYGRGTYNLAKVLIDICTPLSIVTPTETGVLGTLSFEHLSGYPAGYYGYLYSLSIARRIWAKKFMKDPLNRDAGRELVQKVMRHGAACNPVDVIENYLEDKLDEIDIWV; encoded by the coding sequence atgttgcgGCGTGTCACCCCCTTCACACTGTGTGCTTCAGGCTTCACTGCCTGCCGTTGGGCCGGACGAGTGCGTCATGGTGCGACGATTTGTTCAGCTGTCAGTGATGCAACCGCtgggaagcaaaaaagcgCTTGTGTCACAGACGTGGAGGAAATACCcacactttctttcctttcgtcaAAGTCCATATTGTCGGAGACAGTTGATCGAACCATTGAGGTGTGTGACGCACTTCTAAACGAAATTCCAAAGGCCAAGagcataaaagaaaaacacgacCTTATTGACTCAACTAGTAACGTTCTATGTCTTCTTCTTGACCCCTGTGAGTTTGTGCGCCAGGTTCACCCTGATGCGGAGTACAAGCAGCATGCCTCGTTCGCATTTCAAAAGGGATATGAGTACATGAGTAAAGTCAACTCCCGAAGGGATTTGTACGATGTTGTCCTTCAGCTTGACAGCACTGAGGGACACAAGGAACTCAGCAGTGAAGAAATTAAAAACGTGGCCCAACTTAGGCGGGACATGGAAAGTAACGGCATCCATCTCCCCGACAAACTACGTGAGAAGGTAACTGAAATGAACattgaaaaggaggaactcGCCATGCGCTTCCTGACGGAGCAGGGTTCGAAGAATCCCTTTGCAACACTCCGTTATCTTCTTCAGTGCCGTTACGAACTCTCGCAACTGCTGGGGTTTGAGAGCTTCGCAGAACAACAACTTCGAGGGACAATGCTGGAAAATCAGCAGCGTGTTTGGCATTTCTTGTGTGGAATTGCCCATAAGTACCGGAGAGAGGCCGAGAAGGAGATGGATATCATACGGAGCAACGTTGGAGAAGTACGTAATCGACAAAACATTACAGACGATGTCCGAGCTCGAGTGGCTCATTCACTAAGACGTGATGCGGAGCCGGAAACGGCGGCTGAGTATTTCTCCGTTGCAAACTGCATACGCGGTATTCAGTGCCTCTGTTTGGAGGTTTTTGGCGTGCGGTTGGAGGAAGTGCAGTTCGACAAAGATGAGATCTTCAACAACGACGCCAAAAAGTATCACGTGTATGACGAGAATAAGGCGTTTCTTGGAGTTATCGTACTCGATTTGTACGCGAGTGAAATGAAATATTGCCAAGCTGGCCACCTTACGTTGCAGCTTGGTTGTATACCCCACCAGGAGGCCTTGGCAAAGGTGGGGCTAAAGTTACCGAAACGCCAGTAtcccgttgttgttttaacgTGCAATGTTGGAGCCTGTTCGCCCGTGCAGCGACTCCCTAATGGTAGGTTTGACGATGAGTCTACGCTTATGCACCCCAATGAAGTGACAACAGTTTTTCACGAGTTTGGTCATGCGATGCACACCATTTTTGGCCAGACGAAGGTACAGAACCTCGCTGGAACACGTGCTAGTATCGATTTTGTAGAGACATTCTCGCAGCTCTTTGAGCAATTCCTCACCTCCCATGAGTTTCTGCAGTTGTGGGCACACCGTATCAGCACGCGGGAACCCATCTCATTTGACATGGTCATGAAACGGAACGCAGCTGCTGACATGTTCAAGCACCTTGACATGATGGATCAAGTAGTTCTTTCGGCGGTAGATCAGACCCTTCATGGTCCTCAGCCATACACTGTGTACTTTCCTCGTGGAGACCAGGGGAACCTTGGGAAACGTACACTTGGAGATATCGGCGACTACGGACGCGGTACGTACAACTTAGCAAAGGTCCTTATCGACATATGTACTCCTCTGTCTATTGTGACACCGACGGAAACAGGTGTTTTGGGTACTCTTTCGTTTGAACACCTCTCCGGTTACCCGGCAGGTTACTACGGTTACCTTTACAGTCTTTCCATTGCTCGTCGCATATGGGCGAAGAAGTTTATGAAGGACCCGCTTAACCGTGACGCAGGGAGGGAGCTGGTGCAAAAAGTAATGCGCCACGGGGCTGCATGTAACCCTGTTGATGTCATTGAGAACTATCTGGAGGACAAACTCGATGAAATCGACATATGGGTGTGA